A single Streptomyces sp. 2114.4 DNA region contains:
- a CDS encoding antibiotic biosynthesis monooxygenase, with translation MSVVKINVLTVPAEQREVLEKRFASRAHAVENSDGFEWFELLRPVEGTDNYLVYTRWRDEESFQAWMEGPMKTAHQGGSDRPKPAASGSTVWSFEVVQQAAPKG, from the coding sequence ATGAGCGTAGTCAAGATCAATGTACTGACCGTGCCCGCCGAGCAGCGCGAGGTGCTGGAGAAGCGCTTCGCGTCGCGCGCCCACGCGGTGGAAAACTCCGACGGCTTCGAGTGGTTCGAACTCCTCCGCCCGGTCGAAGGCACCGACAACTACCTGGTGTACACGCGCTGGCGCGACGAAGAGTCGTTCCAGGCGTGGATGGAGGGCCCCATGAAGACGGCCCACCAGGGCGGCAGCGACCGGCCGAAGCCCGCCGCCAGCGGCTCCACGGTGTGGTCGTTCGAGGTCGTGCAGCAGGCAGCTCCTAAGGGCTAA
- a CDS encoding peptidoglycan-binding domain-containing protein, with the protein MTAPLCPHCSAPVRGDGRPACLCAAVDADDFDPLRVRPYVSLPGDAEEDTGDGSGRDGGEGEGAYSGAREVYGGSHTLFASRGDRLDDLPGVDAAVHRADGPVPAEGSVAAEGFAPTEGPVPAEGSVAAEGFAPAEGPVPAEGFAPAGASASPATPGRRRALPAVLAAAGAALAAAAVLITTDALSVGPRDRAAAPDRGTASPSAGLPSGDASTPARGSAAPSRSAVRSPSPGATGIPRPTAGGKRYRSGGAPAPAPTRAAGSVTRSPTPSPGSAVPSAPPTGPLVLRQGAAGPEVTELQERLRQLAFYARPDDGRYGTAVRAAVSRYQRAYGVTGDPDGVYGAPTRASLESRTREPTGGPP; encoded by the coding sequence GTGACGGCACCGCTGTGCCCGCACTGCTCCGCGCCCGTACGCGGCGACGGCCGGCCGGCCTGTCTGTGTGCGGCGGTCGATGCGGACGACTTTGATCCGCTGCGCGTTCGGCCGTACGTGTCACTGCCCGGCGACGCGGAGGAGGACACCGGTGACGGCTCGGGCCGGGACGGGGGCGAGGGCGAGGGTGCGTACAGCGGCGCGCGGGAGGTCTACGGCGGGTCGCACACCCTCTTTGCGAGCCGGGGCGACCGGCTGGACGACTTACCCGGGGTGGACGCCGCCGTGCACCGGGCCGACGGTCCCGTACCCGCGGAAGGCTCCGTAGCTGCGGAAGGCTTCGCGCCCACGGAAGGTCCCGTACCCGCGGAAGGCTCCGTAGCTGCGGAAGGCTTCGCGCCCGCGGAAGGCCCGGTACCCGCGGAAGGCTTCGCACCCGCCGGTGCCTCCGCCTCCCCCGCCACTCCCGGCCGCCGGCGTGCCCTCCCCGCCGTACTCGCGGCCGCCGGGGCCGCGCTGGCCGCCGCCGCGGTCCTGATCACCACCGATGCCCTGTCCGTCGGTCCCCGGGACCGGGCGGCGGCGCCCGACCGCGGCACCGCCTCCCCCAGCGCCGGCCTCCCCAGCGGCGACGCCTCCACCCCCGCGCGGGGCAGCGCCGCCCCCTCCCGGTCCGCGGTCCGTTCGCCGTCGCCGGGCGCGACCGGCATCCCCCGCCCCACGGCCGGCGGGAAGCGCTACCGGTCCGGCGGGGCACCGGCCCCCGCTCCCACCCGGGCCGCCGGCAGCGTCACCCGCTCCCCGACGCCCTCCCCCGGGAGCGCCGTCCCCAGCGCCCCGCCCACGGGGCCGCTCGTGCTGCGCCAAGGGGCGGCCGGCCCGGAAGTGACCGAGCTGCAGGAGCGGCTGCGGCAGCTGGCCTTCTACGCGCGCCCGGACGACGGCCGCTACGGCACGGCGGTGCGGGCCGCCGTATCCCGCTACCAGCGGGCCTACGGGGTGACGGGCGACCCGGACGGCGTCTACGGCGCGCCGACCCGGGCGTCCCTGGAGTCCCGCACCCGCGAGCCGACGGGCGGCCCGCCCTGA
- a CDS encoding HAD-IA family hydrolase: MPATTTLTARALLLDMDSTIVNSEAVVERCWRRWADEQGLDADEVLKVVHGRQGWATMAALLPDRPMELNLADNRRMLAQETSDTDGVVPVPGAPAFMAALATVPHALVTSADIPLSDARMGAAGLPMPAVRITAESVSASKPDPEGFLKGAAELGYAPEDCLVFEDSEAGIEAGRAAGMRVVGVGDRAAAFAPTVQVRDLTGIRVEALADGMIAVHLTV, from the coding sequence ATGCCGGCCACCACCACGCTCACCGCCCGCGCCCTGCTGCTGGACATGGACAGCACGATCGTGAATTCCGAGGCGGTCGTCGAGCGCTGCTGGCGCCGCTGGGCCGACGAGCAGGGGCTGGACGCGGACGAGGTCCTCAAGGTCGTCCACGGCCGGCAGGGCTGGGCCACCATGGCCGCGCTGCTGCCGGACCGTCCCATGGAACTCAACCTGGCCGACAACCGCCGGATGCTGGCACAGGAGACCTCCGACACGGACGGCGTGGTGCCGGTACCCGGCGCGCCCGCCTTCATGGCCGCCCTCGCCACCGTCCCGCACGCCCTGGTGACCTCCGCCGACATCCCGCTCTCCGACGCCCGGATGGGCGCGGCCGGGCTGCCGATGCCCGCCGTGCGGATCACGGCGGAGAGCGTGAGCGCCAGCAAGCCCGACCCGGAGGGGTTCCTCAAGGGCGCGGCCGAGCTGGGTTACGCGCCGGAGGACTGCCTGGTCTTCGAGGACTCCGAGGCGGGCATCGAGGCGGGCCGGGCGGCCGGTATGCGGGTGGTCGGCGTCGGCGACCGGGCTGCCGCTTTCGCCCCCACCGTGCAGGTGCGCGACCTCACCGGCATCCGCGTCGAGGCGCTGGCGGACGGCATGATCGCGGTGCATCTCACGGTCTGA
- a CDS encoding GNAT family N-acetyltransferase, with the protein MSDAAALRLPWAVSAEPVGSPDAEALLREYYTEVADRYFVLHEGRRSTPQEIDEGVAEYPSTDLTPPHGRLLVARHGAVAAGCVGVRMLDARTAELKQMFVRADRRGRGGAGVLLTAAERVAAQLGAERLRLDTRRDLVEAVALYRRHGFVEIDPYHEDPYAEVFFEKRLDEGR; encoded by the coding sequence ATGAGTGACGCCGCCGCCCTCCGCCTTCCCTGGGCCGTCTCCGCGGAGCCGGTCGGCTCGCCGGATGCCGAGGCGCTGTTGCGCGAGTACTACACCGAGGTGGCGGACCGCTACTTCGTCCTGCACGAGGGCCGCCGCTCGACTCCGCAGGAGATCGACGAGGGGGTGGCCGAGTACCCCAGCACCGATCTGACGCCGCCGCACGGCAGGCTGCTGGTGGCCCGTCACGGCGCGGTGGCGGCGGGCTGCGTCGGCGTGCGGATGCTGGACGCACGGACCGCGGAGCTCAAGCAGATGTTCGTACGGGCCGACCGGCGCGGCCGGGGTGGTGCGGGCGTGCTGCTCACGGCCGCCGAGCGGGTCGCGGCTCAGCTGGGCGCCGAGCGGCTCCGGCTGGACACCCGGCGGGATCTGGTGGAGGCCGTCGCGCTCTACCGGCGGCACGGCTTCGTGGAGATCGATCCGTACCACGAGGACCCGTACGCGGAGGTCTTCTTCGAGAAGCGGCTGGACGAGGGGCGTTGA
- a CDS encoding Hsp70 family protein gives MKKQKVAVAVDFGTHGTGYAWTIIDEVKSGNQRRDIHPRMQWPSHPIPYPKNLTALFFSEKGELQAWGYEARRQFNSRSAGDGTRYVNSFKMSLAPTSSKEPGRPELPSEAISSEEAKELVALYLKKIFQEAMAEITRSGFSEDEIRWCVTVPAIWGDYEKQLMREAAETAGLPKDPKRLLLAYEPEVAAHYARVSGVRTAKLTGKRANLLSPGSRFLVADCGGGTVDITAYRAISGDSLEEIGRECGGKFGSEYINRAFVEDILVSRFGSFDALDRIREQQPTAIIDLIDDWEKAKLHFAMGQNEEINIQISLALDRCLDESARAALAKSQDGFTDAIVISPDEARSAFEVVVPGILELVDRQLDEMKRQRRNARGKELIVLVGGFGNSPYLRSRLEQHLEGRAEVITPPDPQVAVLYGAVYFACNPQVRIRRARLTYGCNTSRTFRPRIDPPEFKFTGPENRDRCRNRFCVFVTHGQKVRVDEVVEHSLAPVWDTQRDIVIEVYGTRSVYPQYVTEQDCQKIGSVTVDLSNVMHLDLGERGVNVAMQFGETEIKVTATVKETGDVVQADLDFVPLS, from the coding sequence GTGAAGAAGCAGAAGGTTGCAGTTGCCGTTGACTTTGGTACACACGGCACGGGATATGCGTGGACGATCATTGATGAGGTTAAGAGCGGGAATCAGCGGCGAGACATCCACCCTCGGATGCAGTGGCCCTCGCATCCGATTCCCTATCCGAAGAACCTGACTGCGCTATTCTTTAGCGAGAAGGGTGAATTGCAGGCTTGGGGTTATGAGGCACGCCGGCAATTTAACTCGCGTTCTGCTGGTGACGGCACTCGTTACGTCAATTCCTTCAAGATGTCACTGGCCCCGACATCTTCAAAGGAGCCGGGGCGGCCTGAGCTCCCATCCGAGGCAATTTCTTCGGAAGAGGCGAAGGAACTGGTCGCCCTCTACCTCAAGAAGATCTTCCAAGAGGCTATGGCTGAGATCACGCGGAGCGGGTTTTCGGAGGATGAAATCCGTTGGTGTGTGACCGTCCCTGCTATTTGGGGTGACTACGAGAAGCAGCTGATGCGTGAAGCTGCAGAAACCGCCGGGTTGCCGAAAGACCCCAAGCGTCTACTGCTGGCTTACGAGCCAGAAGTGGCTGCCCACTACGCGCGCGTCTCTGGCGTACGTACAGCCAAGTTGACGGGAAAACGTGCCAACTTGCTATCCCCTGGCTCGCGATTTCTGGTTGCAGATTGCGGGGGTGGGACGGTCGATATTACTGCCTACCGGGCGATCTCTGGCGATAGCCTTGAGGAGATCGGGCGAGAGTGCGGCGGAAAATTTGGCTCAGAGTATATCAATCGTGCATTCGTGGAAGATATCCTTGTGTCGCGATTTGGGTCTTTCGATGCTCTTGATCGTATTAGGGAGCAGCAGCCTACCGCCATCATCGATCTGATTGATGATTGGGAGAAGGCGAAACTTCACTTCGCCATGGGCCAGAATGAAGAGATAAATATCCAGATTTCCTTGGCTCTCGACCGATGCCTTGATGAAAGTGCTCGCGCCGCGCTGGCGAAGTCCCAGGATGGGTTTACGGACGCCATTGTCATCTCGCCGGATGAAGCGCGTAGTGCGTTCGAGGTTGTAGTACCCGGAATTCTTGAGTTGGTCGATCGGCAACTAGATGAGATGAAGCGGCAGCGACGGAACGCTCGCGGCAAGGAGCTAATAGTTCTCGTTGGAGGGTTCGGTAATTCTCCCTACCTTAGGAGCAGGCTAGAGCAGCACTTGGAAGGTCGAGCGGAGGTGATTACACCTCCGGATCCACAGGTTGCCGTTCTGTATGGAGCAGTCTATTTCGCCTGCAACCCGCAAGTACGGATTAGGCGAGCCCGGCTGACGTACGGATGCAATACGTCCAGGACGTTTCGACCGCGAATCGATCCTCCAGAGTTCAAGTTCACTGGGCCTGAAAATAGGGATAGGTGTAGAAATCGATTCTGCGTCTTCGTAACTCACGGCCAGAAGGTAAGGGTGGATGAGGTAGTTGAGCATTCGCTGGCCCCAGTCTGGGATACGCAGCGGGACATCGTCATTGAGGTATATGGCACGCGTAGCGTGTATCCGCAATACGTCACAGAACAGGATTGTCAGAAGATCGGGAGCGTCACTGTCGACCTTTCTAATGTGATGCATCTAGACTTGGGTGAACGTGGGGTAAATGTTGCTATGCAGTTCGGCGAGACCGAGATAAAGGTAACAGCGACGGTCAAGGAGACCGGAGACGTCGTGCAGGCAGACCTGGACTTTGTTCCGTTGTCGTGA
- a CDS encoding TMEM165/GDT1 family protein yields MFSLTVAAVVFGVVFLAELPDKTALAGLMLGTRYRASYVFAGVAAAFLVHVALAIAAGSVLTLLPHRWVQGVVGVLFLAGAAVLLFRKDDDEEEVKKPADQSFWKVSGAGFMMILVAEFGDLTQIMTANLAARYDDPLSVGTGAVLALWAVAGLGILGGRTLMKYVPLKLITKIAAGVMLVLAGFSLYEAASG; encoded by the coding sequence GTGTTCAGCCTTACCGTCGCCGCAGTCGTCTTCGGCGTCGTCTTCCTCGCCGAACTACCCGACAAGACCGCCCTCGCCGGCCTGATGCTCGGCACCCGCTACCGCGCCTCGTACGTCTTCGCCGGCGTCGCCGCGGCCTTCCTGGTGCATGTGGCGCTCGCCATCGCCGCGGGCAGCGTGCTGACGCTGCTCCCGCACCGCTGGGTCCAGGGTGTGGTCGGCGTCCTCTTCCTGGCGGGCGCCGCCGTGCTGCTGTTCAGGAAGGACGACGACGAGGAAGAAGTGAAGAAGCCCGCCGACCAGAGCTTCTGGAAGGTCTCCGGGGCGGGTTTCATGATGATCCTGGTCGCCGAGTTCGGTGATCTGACGCAGATCATGACCGCCAACCTCGCGGCCCGTTACGACGACCCGCTCTCGGTCGGCACCGGCGCCGTCCTGGCCCTGTGGGCGGTGGCCGGACTGGGCATCCTGGGTGGCCGGACGCTCATGAAGTACGTGCCGCTGAAGCTCATCACCAAGATCGCGGCGGGTGTGATGCTGGTACTGGCGGGCTTCAGCCTGTACGAGGCGGCTTCCGGCTGA